The following proteins are co-located in the Nerophis ophidion isolate RoL-2023_Sa linkage group LG04, RoL_Noph_v1.0, whole genome shotgun sequence genome:
- the LOC133550909 gene encoding uncharacterized protein LOC133550909, whose amino-acid sequence MQPPEAHRTSEHRRVKWPQASKEKEWLQFDEDADTILETTAKGDADRRLKTMTTIIISLAAERFGLEEKRAAKPPYIMNNRASKIHQLRQELKCLRQQFKVAREEDRGPLAELRCIIRKKLITLRRAEWHRRRRKERSRRRAAFLANPFGVTKQLLGQKRSGRLACSKAEVDHHLKQIYSDGCREQDLGPCRSLINPPRPTLDFDGKEPGWKEIQEVVRRARTSSAPGPSGVPYKVYKNCPRLLHRLWRILKVIWRRGKVADQWRQAEGVWIPKEEKSKNINQFRTISLLSVEGKIFFSLMARRLTDYLLKNSYIDTSVQKGGIPEVSGCLEHTGVVTQLIREARENKGDLAVLWLDLENAYGSIPHKLVEEALNRHHIPKKFRDLILDYYANFHLRVSSGKTTSDWHRLEKGIITGCTISVILFALAMNMLVKSAEVQCRGPLSRSGVRQPPIRAFMDDLTVTTTSVPGCRWILNGLQEVISWARMNFKPAKSRVLVLKKGKVTGKFCFSLGTTKIPSLTEEPVKSLGKVFNCSLRDAASTRSTNQDLETWLTVVDKSGLPGKFKAWIYQHGILPRILWPLMVYEVPISTVEGFEMRVSRCLRRWLGLPRSLSSIALYGHNNKLKLPISSLSEEFMVTRSRELLQYRESSDPKVAQAGIEVRTGRKWRAVEAVDVAEARLRQKVLVGTVAQGRSGLGSRRTPRYDKAQGKEKRSLILEEVRAGVEERRACQMAGMRQQGAWTRWEQVSERKVTWTELWKAEPHRIKFLIQAVYDVLPSPSNLFTWGKVETPGCPLCQRRGTLEHILSCCPKALGEGRYRWRHDQVLKAIADAICRGVSHSKSLRPVKSTAFIRAGEKSTPAARNTSSGLLATARDWELSVDLGKQLKFPDGVAKTTLRPDIVLTSVASKQVILLELTVPWEDRMEEANERKSAKYSQLVEECRSNGWRAMCRPVEVGCRGFVGKSLCRAYRMLGITGASQQRAMKLVTDAAEVASRWLWIRRGEAWHVGQ is encoded by the coding sequence ATGCAACCACCAGAAGCACACAGGACATCAGAACATCGTCGGGTAAAGTGGCCCCAAGCTAGCAAGGAGAAAGAGTGGCTCCAGTTTGATGAAGATGCTGATACCATCTTGGAAACAACAGCCAAAGGGGACGCTGATCGACGCCTCAAGACGATGACCACGATCATCATCAGCCTCGCTGCAGAGAGGTTTGGACTTGAGGAGAAGCGGGCAGCGAAGCCCCCCTACATCATGAACAATAGAGCGAGTAAAATTCATCAGCTCAGGCAGGAACTGAAGTGTTTAAGACAGCAGTTCAAGGTTGCACGTGAAGAGGATAGGGGGCCTCTTGCGGAACTACGTTGTATAATCCGCAAGAAGCTAATAACCTTGAGGAGAGCGGAGTGgcataggaggaggaggaaggaaaggtccaggaggagagctgcctttctggcgaatccctttggagtcacaaaacagctgctaGGACAGAAGCGAAGCGGTAGACTGGCCTGCTCCAAAGCTGAGGTCGACCACCACCTCAAGCAAATTTACAGCGATGGATGCAGAGAACAAGACCTAGGCCCCTGCAGGTCCTTGATCAATCCACCAAGACCAACGCTTGACTTCGATGGGAAAGAGCCCGGCTGGAAGGAAATCCAGGAGGTGGTCCGCAGGGCAAGGACGAGCTCTGCTCCAGGGCCCAGTGGAGTACCTTATAAGGTCTATAAGAACTGTCCAAGACTACTCCACAGACTCTGGAGAATCTTGAAGGTGATCTGGAGGAGGGGCAAGGTAGCAGACCAGTGGAGACAGGCAGAGGGTGTGTGGATCCCAAAGGAGGAGAAGTCTAAGAACATCAATCAGTTCCGAACCATCTCGTTGCTGAGTGTTGAAGGGAAGATCTTCTTCAGCCTCATGGCCAGGCGACTGACAGACTACCTCCTGAAGAACTCCTACATTGATACATCGGTCCAGAAAGGAGGGATCCCAGAGGTATctggatgtctggagcacacaggcgtggtcactcagctcatcagggaagccagggagaataagggggacctggctgttctgtggctggacctcgaaaatgcctatggatccataccccacaagctggtcgaagaggcactgaatcggcatcacattccaaagaagttcagagacctcattctggactactatgccaacttccatctaagagtctcctccggaaaaacaacctccgactggcacaggcttgaaaaggggatcatcactggctgtaccatctcagtcatcctctttgcgctcgccatgaacatgctggtgaagtctgcggaagttcagtgcagaggtcccctctccaggtctggagtccggcagccacccatccgagccttcatggacgacctgacagtgaccactacatccgtcccaggttgcaggtggatcttgaatggccttcaggaggtgatttcctgggctcgcatgaacttcaagccggccaagtcgagggtcctagtgctaaagaaaggaaaggttactggcaagttctgcttctcacttggcaccaccaaaataccatcactcaccgaggaacctgtgaagagcttgggaaaggtgtttaattgcagcctgagagacgcagcctccacaagatcgaccaaccaagacctggagacctggctgaccgtggtggataagtctggccttcctggcaagttcaaggcctggatttaccagcacgggattctccctcggatcctctggcccctcatggtgtacgaagtccccatttcaacggtggaaggctttgagatgagggtcagtaggtgcctgcgcaggtggctaggactgccgcgaagcctgagcagcattgctctatacgggcataacaacaaactgaagctccccatcagcagcctgagcgaggagttcatggtgacacggtccagggagctcctacagtatcgggagtccagtgacccaaaggttgcacaggctgggattgaagtcaggacggggcggaagtggagagctgtcgaggctgtggatgttgcagaggcaaggctacggcaaaaggttttggtgggaacagtggcgcaggggagatctggcttaggtagcagaagaacacctcgctatgataaggcgcaggggaaagagaagaggtcactgatcctcgaggaagtgcgagcaggagttgaggaaaggcgagcctgccagatggcgggaatgcggcaacagggcgcctggacgagatgggaacaagtatcagagcgtaaggtcacatggaccgagctctggaaagccgaaccccatcgaataaagttcttgatccaggcggtctacgatgtgctgccaagtccatccaacctcttcacctggggaaaggtggagacaccagggtgccccctctgccagaggagaggaaccttggagcacatcctaagctgttgtccaaaagccctgggtgaagggcggtaccgctggcgacatgaccaggtcctgaaggccatagctgatgccatctgcaggggagtcagtcacagcaagagcctccgcccagtgaagagtactgctttcatcagagctggcgagaagtcaacaccggctgcccggaacacctcgtctggcctgttggcaacagcacgcgactgggagctgtcagttgatctgggaaagcagttgaagttccctgacggggttgctaaaacaacactaaggccagatattgtgctcacctcagtggcctccaagcaggtaatcctcttggagctcacagtgccttgggaggaccgtatggaggaggccaatgagaggaagagtgcaaagtactctcagcttgtggaggagtgtcggagcaatgggtggcgagcgatgtgccggccggttgaagtggggtgtcgagggtttgtgggcaaatctctctgcagggcctacagaatgcttggcatcacaggggccagccagcaaagggccatgaagttagtcacagatgcagcagaagtggcatcaaggtggctgtggatcaggaggggagaggcgtggcatgtagggcagtag